A window from Fragaria vesca subsp. vesca linkage group LG5, FraVesHawaii_1.0, whole genome shotgun sequence encodes these proteins:
- the LOC101303331 gene encoding DNA repair and recombination protein RAD54B-like isoform 1, translating to MISPFVHVYKGSILQDKLPGLRNSVVVLQPTALQQRYSNRTRMIKNPFKYERIEAKVTIHPSLLLSEERSTFFEEDEYAADWESLKEIKLNPEAGVKARFTVDLIRLCQAMNERVLVFSQWVDPLHLMRELLRRQFHWVEGEEVIYMDGKCDAKQRQSSMSYFNDPSTKAKVMLATTKGCNEGISLVGASRVVLLDVTWNPSVERQAISRAYRLGQKKIVSIYHLLMAGTREEDKYTRQVEKHRLSELVFSCSDTEAAKKIPPAVAEDKILEEMVQHEKLKHIFMKITLLDEASYLDEDYEF from the exons ATGATTTCACCATTTGTGCATGTTTACAAAGGCTCCATACTGCAAGATAAGCTTCCCGGGCTAAGGAACTCGGTTGTTGTTTTACAGCCGACAGCCTTACAGCAGCGATATTCAAACAGAACTCGTATGATAAAAAATCCATTCAAATATGAAAGAATAGAGGCTAAAGTGACCATCCATCCATCCCTCTTGCTTAGTGAAGAAAGGTCTACGTTTTTTGAGGAAGATGAGTATGCAGCTGACTGGGAAAGCCTAAAGGAAATTAAGTTGAATCCTGAAGCTGGTGTGAAGGCAAGATTTACTGTTGATCTCATTCGGCTTTGTCAAGCTATGAATGAAAGAGTTTTGGTGTTCAGTCAGTGGGTTGATCCATTGCACTTGATGAGGGAGCTGCTCAGACGTCAGTTTCATTGGGTGGAAGGAGAAGAGGTAATATATATGGATGGAAAATGTGATGCAAAGCAACGCCAATCCTCGATGAGTTATTTCAATGATCCATCCACCAAAGCAAAGGTTATGTTAGCTACAACCAAAGGCTGTAATGAAGGAATCAGTTTAGTTGGAGCTTCAAGGGTTGTACTGCTTGACGTTACATGGAACCCGTCTGTCGAGAGGCAAGCAATCTCCCGGGCATATCGTCTGGGACAGAAGAAAATTGTGTCCATCTACCATCTCCTCATGGCGGGAACAAGAGAAGAGGACAAATACACCCGGCAAGTTGAGAAGCATCGGTTGTCTGAATTGGTGTTTTCTTGTTCGGATACAGAAGCTGCCAAGAAGATCCCACCTGCAGTTGCTGAGGACAAGATTTTGGAAGAGATGGTTCAGCACGAGAAACTTAAGCATATATTTATGAAGATAACATTACTGGATGAAGCCTCATATTTGGATGAAGATTATGA ATTCTAA
- the LOC101303809 gene encoding 60S ribosomal protein L37a-like yields MTKRTKKAGIVGKYGTRYGASLRKQIKKMEVSQHSKYFCEFCGKYAVKRKAVGIWGCKDCGKVKAGGAYTLNTAAAVTVRSTIRRLREQTES; encoded by the exons ATG ACTAAGAGAACGAAGAAGGCTGGAATCGTCGGGAAGTACG GTACCCGCTATGGTGCCAGTCTGCGTAAGCAGATTAAGAAGATGGAAGTCAGTCAGCACAGCAAGTACTTCTGTGAATTTTGCGGAAAG TATGCTGTGAAGAGGAAGGCTGTTGGCATTTGGGGATGCAAGGACTGTGGCAAAGTGAAGGCCGGTGGTGCCTATACTTTGAA CACTGCTGCTGCTGTCACAGTTAGGAGCACCATCAGGAGGCTGAGGGAGCAAACTGAGAGTTAA
- the LOC101304099 gene encoding phosphatidylinositol 4-phosphate 5-kinase 1-like, which produces MTLSHSATLSSLHNHYHHNNHSHLNSGPSSSSSSASTSFLCSASLAIIPFATRTLVLKLFRHFRCAHLLRVHCRLIVLLLVPSLYFITSPRRSFILDFLSVIAFSAAILISLNVALPRLVSIRLFLARSLPLCSSCYTSKLNKPPPPVLWSIGSKPKSEKRPNSGSWVQVYSNGDVYEGEFDKGKCSGSGVYYYNMSGRYEGDWVDEKYDGHGVETWARGSRYRGQYRQGLRHGIGVYRFFTGDVYAGEWSNGQCHGCGIHTCADGSRYVGEFKWGVKHGLGHYHFRNGDTYAGEYFADKMHGFGVYQFGNGHRYEGAWHEGRKQGLGTYTFRNGETQSGHWQNGVIDPSMQNSQPGSPYAVNHAKVLNAVQDARRAAERAYEVAKVDERVKRTIATANKAANAARVAAVKAVQKQIHQYNSDGTSPSQLV; this is translated from the exons ATGACCCTATCCCACTCTGCTACTCTGTCTTCTCTGCACAATCACTACCACCACAACAACCATAGTCATTTGAATTCAGGCCCTTCTTCTTCTTCTTCGTCCGCTTCCACTTCTTTTCTCTGCTCTGCTTCTCTGGCAATCATTCCCTTTGCCACAAGGACTCTGGTTCTGAAGCTTTTTCGCCATTTCCGGTGTGCCCATTTGCTCAGAGTTCACTGTCGATTGATTGTTCTCCTTCTGGTGCCTTCTCTCTACTTCATCACAAGTCCTCGCCGTAGCTTCATTCTTGATTTCCTCTCTGTGATCGCTTTCTCTGCTGCCATTCTCATTTCTTTGAACGTTGCGCTGCCGCGTTTGGTCTCAATTCGGTTGTTTCTTGCTCGGTCCTTGCCGCTTTGTTCATCTTGTTACACCTCCAAGCTGAACAAGCCTCCCCCGCCTGTTCTTTGGTCAATTGGGTCCAAGCCAAAATCGGAGAAGAGGCCAAACTCTGGTTCCTGGGTGCAGGTTTATAGCAATGGGGATGTTTATGAGGGTGAGTTTGATAAAGGGAAGTGCTCAGGAAGTGGGGTTTATTATTATAATATGAGTGGGAGGTATGAGGGTGATTGGGTGGATGAGAAGTATGATGGTCATGGTGTGGAGACTTGGGCTAGAGGGAGCCGGTATCGCGGGCAGTATAGGCAGGGCTTGAGGCATGGAATTGGGGTGTATAGGTTCTTCACCGGTGATGTTTATGCCGGAGAGTGGTCTAATGGGCAGTGTCATGGGTGTGGAATACATACTTGTGCGGATGGGAGCCGGTATGTTGGGGAGTTCAAGTGGGGTGTCAAACATGGACTTGGTCATTATCATTTCAG GAACGGAGACACATATGCTGGGGAATATTTTGCTGACAAGATGCATGGGTTTGGAGTGTATCAGTTTGGAAATGGACATCGTTATGAAGGAGCCTGGCATGAAGGAAGAAAGCAGGGACTTGGTACATACACTTTCAGAAATGGTGAAACACAATCTGGTCACTGGCAAAATGGGGTTATTGATCCCAGCATGCAAAATAGCCAACCTGGATCTCCATATGCTGTCAACCATGCCAAAGTTCTAAATGCAGTCCAG GATGCACGGAGAGCTGCTGAAAGAGCATATGAAGTGGCGAAGGTGGATGAAAGAGTGAAGAGAACTATAGCAACAGCTAATAAAGCAGCAAATGCTGCAAGAGTTGCGGCTGTAAAGGCTGTGCAAAAACAGATACATCAGTATAACAGTGATGGCACCTCTCCCTCACAACTTGTTTAA
- the LOC101304386 gene encoding casein kinase II subunit beta-like isoform 2, protein MYRERGSGGSKMTEAAAVDRKRINEALDKHLERSSPSTSRAAINGKENSGSNKPLIMGGKSLLQSDHRETRSASLSKTNISHEESETDSEESDVSGSDGDDTSWISWFCNLRGNEFFCEVDDDYIQDDFNLCGLSSQVPYYDYALDLILDVESSHGDMFTEEQNELIESAAEMLYGLIHVRYILTSKGMAAMLDKYKNYDFGRCPRVYCCGQPCLPVGQSDIPRSSTVKIYCPKCEDIYYPRSKYQDIDGAYFGSTFPHLFLMTYGHLKPQKPSQSYVPRVFGFKLHKP, encoded by the exons ATGTATAGGGAGCGAGGTTCGGGTGGGTCGAAGATGACGGAGGCGGCGGCGGTTGATCGGAAGCGGATCAACGAGGCGTTGGATAAGCATCTGGAGCGATCGTCGCCGTCGACTTCTAGGGCGGCAATCAACGGCAAGGAGAACAGTGGTAGTAACAAGCCTCTTATCATGGGGGGTAAGAGTCTTCTTCAATCTGATCATAGAGAGACTCGCTCTGCATCTCTATCCAAAACCAATATCTCTCATG AGGAATCTGAAACAGATAGCGAAGAGTCAGATGTTAGTGGTTCAGATGGGGATGACACATCTTGGATATCATGGTTTTGCAATTTGAGAGGAAATGAGTTTTTTTGTGAAGTTGATGATGATTATATACAAGATGATTTCAACCTTTGTGGGCTAAGCAGCCAAGTTCCCTATTATGATTATGCACTTGATTTGATCTTGGATGTTGAGTCATCTCATG GTGATATGTTCACGGAAGAACAAAATGAATTAATTGAATCAGCAGCAGAGATGCTCTATGGTCTGATTCATGTACGGTATATTTTGACAAGCAAAGGCATGGCTGCCATG CTAGATAAATACAAGAACTATGATTTCGGAAGATGCCCAAGAGTGTACTGCTGCGGACAACCCTGCCTTCCAGTTGGCCAATCGGACATCCCACGGTCAAGCACTGTAAAAATATACTGCCCCAAGTGTGAAGATATCTACTACCCTCGATCGAAGTATCAAG ACATTGATGGAGCGTATTTCGGAAGTACATTTCCTCACCTGTTCTTGATGACATACGGGCACCTGAAGCCACAGAAGCCATCACAGAGCTATGTTCCAAGAGTGTTCGGCTTCAAGCTTCACAAGCCATGA
- the LOC101304386 gene encoding casein kinase II subunit beta-like isoform 4 yields MYRERGSGGSKMTEAAAVDRKRINEALDKHLERSSPSTSRAAINGKENSGSNKPLIMGEESETDSEESDVSGSDGDDTSWISWFCNLRGNEFFCEVDDDYIQDDFNLCGLSSQVPYYDYALDLILDVESSHGDMFTEEQNELIESAAEMLYGLIHVRYILTSKGMAAMLDKYKNYDFGRCPRVYCCGQPCLPVGQSDIPRSSTVKIYCPKCEDIYYPRSKYQGNIDGAYFGSTFPHLFLMTYGHLKPQKPSQSYVPRVFGFKLHKP; encoded by the exons ATGTATAGGGAGCGAGGTTCGGGTGGGTCGAAGATGACGGAGGCGGCGGCGGTTGATCGGAAGCGGATCAACGAGGCGTTGGATAAGCATCTGGAGCGATCGTCGCCGTCGACTTCTAGGGCGGCAATCAACGGCAAGGAGAACAGTGGTAGTAACAAGCCTCTTATCATGGGGG AGGAATCTGAAACAGATAGCGAAGAGTCAGATGTTAGTGGTTCAGATGGGGATGACACATCTTGGATATCATGGTTTTGCAATTTGAGAGGAAATGAGTTTTTTTGTGAAGTTGATGATGATTATATACAAGATGATTTCAACCTTTGTGGGCTAAGCAGCCAAGTTCCCTATTATGATTATGCACTTGATTTGATCTTGGATGTTGAGTCATCTCATG GTGATATGTTCACGGAAGAACAAAATGAATTAATTGAATCAGCAGCAGAGATGCTCTATGGTCTGATTCATGTACGGTATATTTTGACAAGCAAAGGCATGGCTGCCATG CTAGATAAATACAAGAACTATGATTTCGGAAGATGCCCAAGAGTGTACTGCTGCGGACAACCCTGCCTTCCAGTTGGCCAATCGGACATCCCACGGTCAAGCACTGTAAAAATATACTGCCCCAAGTGTGAAGATATCTACTACCCTCGATCGAAGTATCAAGGTA ACATTGATGGAGCGTATTTCGGAAGTACATTTCCTCACCTGTTCTTGATGACATACGGGCACCTGAAGCCACAGAAGCCATCACAGAGCTATGTTCCAAGAGTGTTCGGCTTCAAGCTTCACAAGCCATGA
- the LOC101304386 gene encoding casein kinase II subunit beta-like isoform 1, whose amino-acid sequence MYRERGSGGSKMTEAAAVDRKRINEALDKHLERSSPSTSRAAINGKENSGSNKPLIMGGKSLLQSDHRETRSASLSKTNISHEESETDSEESDVSGSDGDDTSWISWFCNLRGNEFFCEVDDDYIQDDFNLCGLSSQVPYYDYALDLILDVESSHGDMFTEEQNELIESAAEMLYGLIHVRYILTSKGMAAMLDKYKNYDFGRCPRVYCCGQPCLPVGQSDIPRSSTVKIYCPKCEDIYYPRSKYQGSILCIYFLDFKLLAAYKQLVCQDSAHIMLYILLHFFVLVIIHSSVRLG is encoded by the exons ATGTATAGGGAGCGAGGTTCGGGTGGGTCGAAGATGACGGAGGCGGCGGCGGTTGATCGGAAGCGGATCAACGAGGCGTTGGATAAGCATCTGGAGCGATCGTCGCCGTCGACTTCTAGGGCGGCAATCAACGGCAAGGAGAACAGTGGTAGTAACAAGCCTCTTATCATGGGGGGTAAGAGTCTTCTTCAATCTGATCATAGAGAGACTCGCTCTGCATCTCTATCCAAAACCAATATCTCTCATG AGGAATCTGAAACAGATAGCGAAGAGTCAGATGTTAGTGGTTCAGATGGGGATGACACATCTTGGATATCATGGTTTTGCAATTTGAGAGGAAATGAGTTTTTTTGTGAAGTTGATGATGATTATATACAAGATGATTTCAACCTTTGTGGGCTAAGCAGCCAAGTTCCCTATTATGATTATGCACTTGATTTGATCTTGGATGTTGAGTCATCTCATG GTGATATGTTCACGGAAGAACAAAATGAATTAATTGAATCAGCAGCAGAGATGCTCTATGGTCTGATTCATGTACGGTATATTTTGACAAGCAAAGGCATGGCTGCCATG CTAGATAAATACAAGAACTATGATTTCGGAAGATGCCCAAGAGTGTACTGCTGCGGACAACCCTGCCTTCCAGTTGGCCAATCGGACATCCCACGGTCAAGCACTGTAAAAATATACTGCCCCAAGTGTGAAGATATCTACTACCCTCGATCGAAGTATCAAGGTAGTATCCTTTGTATTTATTTTCTGGATTTCAAACTGCTGGCTGCATATAAGCAGCTGGTATGCCAAGATTCTGCTCACATAATGCTTTATATACTGCTGCATTTTTTTGTTCTGGTCATCATCCATAGTTCTGTTAGGCTAGGCTAG
- the LOC101304386 gene encoding casein kinase II subunit beta-like isoform 3 gives MYRERGSGGSKMTEAAAVDRKRINEALDKHLERSSPSTSRAAINGKENSGSNKPLIMGEESETDSEESDVSGSDGDDTSWISWFCNLRGNEFFCEVDDDYIQDDFNLCGLSSQVPYYDYALDLILDVESSHGDMFTEEQNELIESAAEMLYGLIHVRYILTSKGMAAMLDKYKNYDFGRCPRVYCCGQPCLPVGQSDIPRSSTVKIYCPKCEDIYYPRSKYQGSILCIYFLDFKLLAAYKQLVCQDSAHIMLYILLHFFVLVIIHSSVRLG, from the exons ATGTATAGGGAGCGAGGTTCGGGTGGGTCGAAGATGACGGAGGCGGCGGCGGTTGATCGGAAGCGGATCAACGAGGCGTTGGATAAGCATCTGGAGCGATCGTCGCCGTCGACTTCTAGGGCGGCAATCAACGGCAAGGAGAACAGTGGTAGTAACAAGCCTCTTATCATGGGGG AGGAATCTGAAACAGATAGCGAAGAGTCAGATGTTAGTGGTTCAGATGGGGATGACACATCTTGGATATCATGGTTTTGCAATTTGAGAGGAAATGAGTTTTTTTGTGAAGTTGATGATGATTATATACAAGATGATTTCAACCTTTGTGGGCTAAGCAGCCAAGTTCCCTATTATGATTATGCACTTGATTTGATCTTGGATGTTGAGTCATCTCATG GTGATATGTTCACGGAAGAACAAAATGAATTAATTGAATCAGCAGCAGAGATGCTCTATGGTCTGATTCATGTACGGTATATTTTGACAAGCAAAGGCATGGCTGCCATG CTAGATAAATACAAGAACTATGATTTCGGAAGATGCCCAAGAGTGTACTGCTGCGGACAACCCTGCCTTCCAGTTGGCCAATCGGACATCCCACGGTCAAGCACTGTAAAAATATACTGCCCCAAGTGTGAAGATATCTACTACCCTCGATCGAAGTATCAAGGTAGTATCCTTTGTATTTATTTTCTGGATTTCAAACTGCTGGCTGCATATAAGCAGCTGGTATGCCAAGATTCTGCTCACATAATGCTTTATATACTGCTGCATTTTTTTGTTCTGGTCATCATCCATAGTTCTGTTAGGCTAGGCTAG
- the LOC101305267 gene encoding uncharacterized protein LOC101305267 translates to METKAVRSEAIESISERLSASEDLYFPRALQSTIITPSQRKSILLDLLSRDAAVFLERYGSKLTSDELLEFDALTDDYEVSWHVKHLRSLLSPTSDELKSRAVQVKNRRRAYLNKLIFDGNYFSEDSMREREPYLHHEYVGKFQDQSGRGMARPGERWSDTLLRRSEEAILVAKIRGEQQRLGVDESEWVGGERIQQVEEQEEEEEEEEEEEEEEEEEEEESNKGNGGTQSSEMLVDPPNVASGPETADHPDAPNVAQATTAGQSEQATVSAEELQDLMDQFTFIMHEKFLLGEDHEYLDYSKIDNDETLDDHWQREANDDAEEKYFDED, encoded by the exons ATGGAGACGAAGGCAGTGAGAAGCGAAGCGATAGAGAGCATATCGGAGCGGCTATCGGCGTCGGAGGACCTCTACTTCCCTCGCGCCCTGCAATCCACCATCATCACTCCCTCTCAGCGCAAGTCCATTCTCCTCGACCTCCTCTCCCGCGACGCCGCCGTCTTCTTAG AACGTTACGGATCAAAATTAACGTCTGATGAGCTACTGGAGTTTGATGCGCTGACAGATGACTATGAAGTCAGCTGGCATGTGAAGCATTTGAGGAGTTTACTGAGCCCGACTTCGGATGAATTGAAGTCCAGGGCAGTTCAAGTGAAGAACCGGAGGCGAGCATACCTGAATAAATTGATATTTGATGGAAATTATTTCTCAGAGGATTCAATGAGGGAGAGAGAGCCCTACTTGCATCATGAGTATGTTGGGAAGTTTCAGGATCAGAGTGGTAGGGGCATGGCAAGACCTGGGGAGCGGTGGTCGGACACTTTGTTGAGGAGGTCAGAGGAAGCGATTTTGGTTGCAAAGATTAGAGGGGAGCAACAGAGATTGGGCGTTGATGAGAGTGAATGGGTTGGCGGTGAGAGAATTCAGCAAGTTGAGGAACAGGAGGAGGAGGAAGAAGAAGAAGAGGAGGAGGAGGAGGAGGAAGAGGAAGAGGAAGAAGAATCTAACAAGGGTAATGGGGGCACACAATCATCAGAG ATGCTGGTGGATCCTCCTAATGTGGCCAGTGGTCCTGAAACCGCAGACCATCCGGATGCGCCCAATGTTGCACAAGCAACCACCGCAGGGCAGAGTGAGCAAGCAACTGTATCCGCAGAAGAGTTGCAAGATCTGATGGACCAGTTCACCTTCATCATGCATGAGAAATTTTTGTTGGGAGAAGATCATGAGTACTTGGATTACTCAAAGATAGACAATGATGAGACATTGGATGATCACTGGCAGAGGGAAGCCAACGATGACGCTGAAGAGAAGTACTTTGATGAGGATTAA